Proteins found in one Endomicrobiales bacterium genomic segment:
- a CDS encoding GNAT family N-acetyltransferase, which translates to MKPTNLKTKNLILRSLNISDAKDMFAYASNPIVSKYTLWNPHTSIEQSIDFINLMLNNSHDNECIWAIEYDKKLIGTAGFFDINTHNKSAETNYALSNDFRGKGLMVETLNELFSFAFNKLTLVRITAKCMQENSASERVMVKLGMQYEGTLRSALYSKGIFHNMKLYSILKKRL; encoded by the coding sequence ATGAAACCAACTAACCTCAAAACAAAAAATCTAATTCTTCGTTCATTAAACATATCCGATGCCAAGGATATGTTTGCTTATGCATCAAATCCAATCGTTAGCAAGTACACCCTATGGAACCCGCATACTTCTATTGAACAGAGTATCGATTTTATTAATTTAATGTTAAATAACTCGCATGATAATGAATGCATCTGGGCTATAGAGTACGACAAAAAACTTATCGGCACAGCTGGATTTTTTGATATAAACACGCATAATAAAAGCGCCGAAACTAATTATGCTTTGTCTAATGATTTTAGAGGAAAGGGGCTAATGGTTGAAACATTAAATGAACTTTTCAGTTTTGCTTTTAATAAACTCACTCTTGTCAGAATTACGGCAAAATGCATGCAGGAAAATAGCGCATCTGAAAGAGTGATGGTGAAACTTGGTATGCAATATGAGGGAACTCTACGGAGCGCTCTTTACTCAAAAGGCATTTTCCAT
- a CDS encoding HypC/HybG/HupF family hydrogenase formation chaperone, whose amino-acid sequence MCLAIPAKILNITGLSADANFGGAKRKIRLDLLPSAKVNDYVLIHAGFAISKISQEEAQTTESILKEMIDNETN is encoded by the coding sequence ATGTGTTTGGCTATACCAGCAAAAATTTTAAATATAACAGGGCTCAGTGCGGATGCAAATTTTGGCGGCGCAAAGCGCAAAATTCGCTTAGATCTATTGCCCTCTGCTAAAGTTAACGATTATGTTTTAATACATGCCGGTTTTGCAATCTCAAAAATATCACAAGAAGAAGCCCAAACAACTGAAAGTATATTAAAAGAAATGATAGATAATGAAACCAACTAA